Proteins from one Pirellulales bacterium genomic window:
- the fadA gene encoding acetyl-CoA C-acyltransferase FadA has protein sequence MKTPVIVGCVRTAVGRAHKDKGAFRDVRSDDLAVACIKALVERTGIDPQEVEDVVLGNTQQTGEQGMNAARAIGLMAGLPIESAGTTVNRLCGSSLQALNQAAHSIMSGFEDCQIVGGFEHMNHIPMDQGADPNPKLFHRTSLAALNMGFTAEFLAMTGGITRKEQDEFALRSHQKASEAHRKGEFEREIAPVYGRDEDGNRTLIRRDQCVRDDCSYDGLSALKPAFMPGMGTVTAGNSSPLNDGAAAILVMSEEKAKSLGLKPLVRVRATAVAGVDPAVMGSGPVPATHKALKRAGLKLSDIDVIELNEAFAAQALSCIRALGMDEERVNLRGGAVAIGHPLGASGARITTTLVHNMIDRGARLGLATMCIGIGQGIATIFERCD, from the coding sequence ATGAAGACCCCCGTGATTGTCGGTTGCGTACGCACGGCCGTGGGCCGCGCGCATAAGGACAAGGGCGCGTTCCGCGACGTGCGTTCCGACGATCTGGCCGTGGCCTGCATCAAGGCGCTCGTCGAACGGACGGGCATCGATCCGCAGGAGGTCGAAGACGTCGTCCTGGGCAACACCCAGCAGACGGGCGAGCAAGGCATGAACGCGGCCCGGGCCATCGGCTTGATGGCCGGCTTGCCGATCGAATCGGCAGGAACGACGGTCAATCGCCTGTGCGGCTCGAGCCTGCAGGCACTCAATCAGGCCGCGCACTCGATCATGTCCGGTTTCGAAGACTGCCAGATCGTGGGCGGTTTCGAGCACATGAATCACATCCCGATGGATCAAGGCGCCGACCCGAACCCAAAGCTGTTCCACCGCACGTCGCTGGCGGCCTTGAACATGGGCTTCACGGCCGAGTTCCTGGCGATGACCGGTGGCATCACGCGGAAGGAGCAAGACGAGTTCGCGCTGCGTTCGCACCAGAAGGCGTCGGAGGCGCATCGCAAGGGCGAGTTCGAGCGCGAGATCGCGCCAGTCTACGGCCGCGACGAGGATGGCAACCGCACGCTGATTCGCCGTGATCAGTGCGTCCGGGACGACTGCAGCTACGACGGCCTGTCGGCGCTCAAGCCGGCCTTCATGCCGGGCATGGGAACCGTCACGGCCGGCAACAGCTCGCCGCTCAACGACGGCGCGGCGGCCATTCTGGTGATGAGCGAGGAGAAGGCCAAGTCGCTGGGGCTCAAGCCGCTGGTGCGCGTCCGGGCGACGGCCGTGGCGGGTGTCGATCCGGCGGTGATGGGCTCGGGGCCGGTTCCGGCTACGCACAAGGCGCTCAAGCGGGCCGGCTTGAAGCTGTCGGACATCGACGTGATCGAGCTGAACGAGGCGTTCGCCGCACAGGCGCTCTCCTGCATTCGGGCACTGGGGATGGATGAGGAGCGCGTCAACCTGCGCGGTGGCGCGGTGGCGATTGGACACCCCCTGGGCGCCAGCGGTGCACGGATCACGACGACACTGGTTCACAACATGATCGA